DNA from Trichomycterus rosablanca isolate fTriRos1 chromosome 23, fTriRos1.hap1, whole genome shotgun sequence:
taggactctcacaggaccaccacagagcaggtattatttagatggtggctcattctcagcacttcagtgacactgacatggtggtggtgtgttagtgtgtgttgtgctggtatgagtggagtttttaaataccgtgtccactcactgtccactctattagacactcctacctagtcggtccaccttgtagatgtaaagtcagagacgatcgctcatctattgctgctgtttgagtcggtcatcttctagaccttcatcagcggtcgccggacgctgcccactgggcgctgttgactggatattgttggttggtggactattctcagtccagcagtgaccgtgaggtgtttaaaaactccagcagcgttgcagtgtctgatccactcatacgagcacaagacactctaacacaccaccaccatgtcagtgtcactgcagtgctgagaatgatccaccacccaaataatacctgctctgtggtggtcctgtgggggtcctgaccattgaagaacagaatgaaagggggctaacaaagcatgtagagaaacagctactatatggtaagtggagctgataaaatggacagtgagtgtagaaacaagaaggtggttggAATTTAAACCGTGCTATCAGTCGGCCGGGCGTCTAATATATTACCTACAGTGTACACCAGTTTCACTAACGGCAAAACAACCTAAGAGTATacgctaccaccaccatgctttacagtatgAGTAAATGTGGAAATCATGTGGCGATAATTATAACAGGCAggtaaggaactggactagcaggtaaggaactggactagtaatccaaaggtcactggtttaagctccaccactgccaggtcgccactgttgggcccttgatagAAAAtattaaggcccttaaccctaatcaCCTAGACAATCTCAcagtgtcacagtgctgtaagtcgctttggattaacgcgtctgctaaatgccgaaaatgtaaatgtgatattCAGTAGCCGTTCAGGTACTGGTGTTGATTCCAGAAGGTTGACTTTTCTAATCCCAATTTCTGCAATAAAAGAACATGATGTGGTTTCAATACCCTCTACGTACTGTATCAGTGGCATTTCTGGACCAAACCTGCGCAACTAACCTGCCAGGCAGAAAAGTTAGACATCCTTCCCACCACCTATAGTGATGAATTAACCTTTTTACTCTGTAGCATTTGGATAAATGAACTGTTTTTATCATGAGATCTTGCATTAACCATACAGTACATTCATTACTGGTTCATAATTAACACTGAGGATGAAATTTGCTGTGGGgttatttctatatttctatCAAAGGTCAGGCTGTGTGTGCAGGCAGGGAGGTTAACTGACTGAAGGGGGGTACTTTCTTTTTCCTTGGCATTTCTTCGCACACGTCAGGTAGGCGGGGGAGCCATAAAACTCCACGCTGGTTCGTGGACCATGTGGAATTCTACAAATCAACCCAAACTGATTGACCACTCATAAAACCCTTGTACTGTATCGATTCCCTGCTTTATAATAAACTTACTGCTTGTGTTTACTGCTACCCGAGTAGTCTGGACACCTAAGGTCTAAAAGATGGATTACTTTGACACATCAGGACTGATCAAGGTCTTGGTACTTGTATCTTTTTGAGAAAGGGACAGTAAAGGACGGTGCAATGATCGCGTCCAATGTGAGTTGGGGCTGCGCTTGGTGCGCAAACGCCACTGACCGAGCCGGCGCCGGCGCACACGGGTACAAGGCGGAGAACCGGTCCGAGACAGGGGGGGAGCTGAGCCCCACCGGGCATCTGATAGTGGCAGTGTGTCTGGGCTTCATCGGGACGTTCGGGTTCCTAAATAACGCGCTGGTACTGGTGTTGTTTTGCCGTTTCAAGCTGCTGCGCTCGCCCATTAACTGCCTCCTGGCGAGCATCTCGGTGAGCGACCTGCTGGTGTGTGTGCTCGGTACTCCGTTCAGTTTCGCCGCCAGTACGCGCGGACGCTGGCTCATCGGGGCTGCTGGATGTGTGTGGTACGGCTTCATCAACTCCTTCCTCGGTAAGTATATTGTTTTACACTATATAAGCACCAGAGTGACCGTAAACCCCCGTTTAATACCCGGTTTACGCGTGTTTATCCAGCCGAAACTTGCAGTGGTGCTGATGCAGACGATCCACTGCACTGCCTCATCCTTAGCACACCAGTACTGTATCCTTTACTCATGGGGCAGAGGAGTTCACTTATTTGcttatttgatcattttagtGGTCGCTTTATCCTGCTCTGGGTCGCAGTGAGCCCGGAGAATAGCCTACACGCTGAGATGCAGACGCATCCACCGCACTGACTCTGATAGCACTTTATTTACTAATTATAATAGAATGCCAGTGCAATCCTGTACTCATGGGTCATagaagttcatttatttatttattcatttattcattttagtaGTCGCTTTATCCGGCACATGGTCGCGGTGTACCCGGAGAATAGCCTACACGCTGAGACGGGCCAGTGGTCCTGATGCAGACGCATCCACCGCACTGGCACTTATAGCGCTTTATTTGAATCCCTAGAATGCCAGTGCAGAATGCTGTACTCATGGGTCATAGCAGTtcatatatttacttatttattcactttagCGATCGCTTTATCCTGCTCTGGGTCGCGGTGAACCCGGAGAATAGCCTACACGCTGAGACAGGCCAGTGGTCCTGATGCAGACGCATCCTGCGCTTTATTTAAATCCTTAGAATGCCAGTGCAGTGCAGAATGCTGTACTCATCTGGCATAgaagttcatttatttacacatttattaatttaagtgGTCGCTTTATCCTGCACATGGTCGCGGTGAACCCGGAGAATAGCCTACACGCTGAGACGGGACAATGGTGCTGATGCAGATGCATCCACCACACTGGCACTAATCTTTAATATGTCAGTGCTGTGTCCTGTACTCATGGGTCATAgaagttcatttatttacacatttattcattttagtgGTCGGTGTATCCTGCTTTGGGTCGTGGTGAGCCCGGAGAATAGCCTACATCCTGAGATGGGACAGTGGTCCTGATGCAGACGCATCCTCCGCACTGACTCTGATCTCGATTTACTTGAATCCTCAGAATGTTGGTGCAGAATGCTGTACTTATTTGGCATAgaagttcatttatttacacatttatccATTTTAGAGGTCTCTTTGTCCTGCACATGGTCGCGGTGAACCCGGAGAATAGCCTACACGCCAATTCATCCGTTGCATTTACGCACAAACTCACATCTAGGGTCTATTTGGAGCAGTCGCTCTATTTACTGACATGCTCTTGGGGAATGGGGGGGGGGTAGAGATTACccaaaggagaacatgcaaaacccaTCCATTGTACCGTGTACTAGtgtgatatatatatagttttaaaATATGTCATAATATTAAATACACCTCATCAGGAACTGTTATGACCAATCATGACAGCAGATGGTGTCAATGTTTATACCAGGCaaacaaactgtaaacaaaCTGGCACCCTGTGACAGGTAGtacagacccactgcaaccctggtcAGGATGAAATGGCCACAGATGATTTAATTAATAAGGGGAAAGGTTCATTAATAAAGGCCCATGAATTAGTATTGTAATTTGAGTCATTTGGCATATTACTTAACTGGATTACTGTATATAGCCTGCAGTTCATTTAGTCAGCTGGTAAAGATGGGTAAAAATGCCTGTCATTAATAAGCTCAGCTATTAAAAGCTTTATTTGACATAAGCTCAttttaataaagcaaaaaaaaaaatgctttgcacctatgtctttattattatgtgcAACCTAAGTGAAATGACTAGGATCTTATTGGCCCcagcagaaaaaaatacatccctgcattaaaaaaaatcgaacacttaatcctggtcagggtccaccGGGAaatactgggtgcaaggcaggaataccctggacagggcgacCATCCAAATCCTGGATTTATTGCTGCACCACTCAAGTGTGTTAAAAATcattataatgaaataaaaacaacagcgTAATCTGTAACAGCATTAGGACTATTACTGACGTATAGCTGCTAGAGCATGAGTATATTAAAATATGTGTACTGACATAGGCAGAAATTTGCAGGAGTACAGATATAAGGGCTGAACAAAACTGTGAGATGCGTAAATTCGACTGGTCTGAGTAGTTACTCCCATACAACCAGCACTAAGTCTTCTCCTATAATGATAAAGACAGAATCTCCTCAGTGAGAGTTCAGGCTACTAGATCTATTTATGATCCTTTTTAGGTCAGGGGACTGGACTGACCAAAGCAAAAGGTTGTTTTTGTGCTTGTCAATCCATGTTTGTGTggattacaaccccaaatcagaaaaagttgggacaccatggaaaatgcaaataataaaaaaacacagagtttcttacatttactttgacttttatttgatgtcagacaggatgaacctgagatatttcatgttttatctgctcaacttcatttcatttattaataaacatcaattcctgcgtttcaggcctgtaacacattccaaaaaaagttgggacagtaaagcttgcactgacgttttggcaccgaggagattAAGTGTTTTCAGgttgtcgttgtcgcatttttctctattggggacaggtcaggactgcaggcaggccagtccagtacccgtaccctcttcttcaacagccatgcctttgtaatgtgtgcagcatgtggttttgcatcgtcttgttgaaaaatgcaagAAGTCTTGAAgtacttttgtacttttctgcattaatgctgcatcacagaagggcactgacacacccccacaccatgacagaccctggcactgatacagccccataccatgacagaccctggctttaggactagttgctgataacagtacACAACGTCCATCTGACCATaatacacgtttctactgtgtgatggtccatcctagatgcctccgagcccagagaagtcgatgccgcttctggacatggttaacataaggcttcttttttgcacagtaaagctttcagtggcatttgtgcatgtaactctgtattgtagagcttgacaaaggtttgccaaagtaatccctcacccatgtggtcataccagctattgttgagtggcggttcttgatgcagtgccgtctgagggatggaagatcacgggcgttcagcttaagctttcacccttggcctttacgcactgaaattcctccctatttcttgaatcgtttaattatattatacctCATGTTGTTAAATGACTGTGAGATAACAAAGTGATgcacagatcaggactgcaggcaggccactcAAGCACGCGCACTCTAATAATCTCACCATTTCTCTCTCCTCTCTGAACAGGTATCGTATCCTTGATCTCGCTGGCGGTGCTGTCCTACGAGCGCTACTGCACCATGATGGGAGTCACGCAGGCCGACGCCACCAGCTACCGAAAGGTGATCATGGGCATCACTTTCTCCTGGATCTACTCCATGGCCTGGACCGTGCCCCCTCTCTTCGGGTGGAGCCGCTACAGCCCGGAGGGACCGGGTACCACCTGCAGCGTCAACTGGACTGCTAAAACCGCCAACAACATTTCTTATATCATGTGTCTCTTCTTCTTCTGCCTCATCCTCCCCTTTCTGGTGATCGTGTACAGCTATGGTAAGCTGCTACAAGCCATCAAGCAGGTACGTCATGATTAGGGATGAATTTATTAAATTTGTGTGTATACATTATACTTATATAAATatggccactaaagtctgctggactgggaaagtggtggggtctttgacgctgtgtaaggaccctggttagtagcccaaggcgcCTGTTCAGAAGTGGAGAAATGTGGAGATCGTTGAGTGACTCTTCATGcacgagactggcctcacatgcGAATAAGAGAGGGTTCGATGGGCAGGTAAATATACCCTCCATGGACGGGATTGGGGCTACACTAAAAATTGGGATAACATATTGCGTCCACTGCTCCCGTTCTGTCCGCGTTGGGTATTTTGAGCCATGCGCCGTGCTTCAGCGCTAAATTGCTTAATTGCTTACAAGATTTACATAATGATGTTAAATATTCCACACAGACAGGTTCTCACAGACGCCGTGTGAGAGCGGACAGATTGTACTGGCGCATCAACTCAGCATTTAAGCCCTTCAACTAGCCGGTCTCTACGGATTCCTGAGAAACGAGCGTTCGATCCGAGCCAATTACGACCAAACTCTAGCATGAGATCAGATTAGCGCGTGGCATTCGGGTCCTTCCTGTCGAATGGTGACGGCCTGCTGCGCGACAGTCCGCTTTTGTCCGTGTCCACTCTAACAGCGGGGATAGCTCAGGTGGAATGCTGATTAGCTCCGGGTGTTTCTGAGAAGCTAGCGTTACGTAATTTGGAGGTGTCACTTTAATTGGCTGTGAGGGTTTCGGCTGTAactacactagcacaccagagctgacatctccaACTCataagttcgaatctcagctctgctaccgacaAGTCGGGTTGGATGCcaaaggggattcctcataactgatgcaggtACGACCTCTGGCTGATCGATGgggctgcacagagacggggagtaATGGAGACCAGTGTGTGACTGAACATATGGGACAGATGATGGTGGAACGTATGAGTGGGAACGTGTGGCACTTGAGCTTAAAGTCCAAGTCCTGATGATGGTGGAACTTATGGGACTTGAGCTTAAAATTCAGGTCCTGATGATGGTGGAACGTATGAGTGGGAACGTGTGGCACTTGAGCTTAAATCCAAGTACTGATTATGGTGGAACTTATGGGACTTGAGCTCATAATCCAGGTCCCGATGATAGTGGAACTCCGTACTGAGTGAGAACATATGGGACTTGCGATCAAAATCCAGGTCCTGATTATGGTGGAACTTCAGGGACTTGAGCTCAAAAACTAGATTCCGATGATTGTGGAACAGAAGAGTGGGAACTTATGGGACTTGAGCTTAAAATCCAGGTCCTGATGATGGTGGAACTTATGGGACTTGAGCTAAAAATCCAGGTCCGGATAATGGTGGAACATATGGGACTTAGGCTCAAAGTCCAAGTCCAGACGATGGTGAAATGTATGAGAGGGAACTTAGACTTATGCTCAAAATCCAGGTCCTGATGATGATGGCACGTCTGAGTGGGAACTTATGGGACTTGAGCTCAAAATCCAGGTCCTGATGATGGTGGAACATCTGGGACTAGAGCTCAAAATCCAGGTCCTGACGATGGTAGAATGTATGAGTGGGAACGTATGGGACTGGAGCCCAAAATCCAGCTCCCGATTATGGTGGAACTTTAAGAACTTGAGCTCAAGGTCCAAGTCCAAATGATGGTGGAACTTATGGGACTTATGGGAGTTTAAAATTCAGGTCCTGATGATGGTGGAACGTATGAGTGGGAACGTATGGAATTGAGCTCAAGGTCCAAGTACTGATTATGGTGGAACTTATGGGACCTGAGCTCATAATCCAGGTCCCGATGATAGTGGAACGAATTTATTGATCTCATCACTCTGTAAGTCCTCAATCCCCTCAGACAGATTTCCTCACCATATTCAACCCCATCAGTGAACTTTCCAACAGTCGACTAAGCAGAGCTATTACACGGGATGAGTCCCGTGTCTCTGAGCATAATTACAGAGCAGCGCCAGGACTTCCAGCACCGGCTTCCTAATCCATGCCGTGCTGGGGCTTGTGGGGCAGAACCGCTCGTGTGGTTAATCTAACAAACACTGGTCGGCAGATGCTGTTCCTTCTGTTTACAGTGGTTTGTTATGAATGCAACCCAGCTGCTAACAACTGGGACCAGTAGTTCTATGCTTggagagattttatttatttatagatttttaGTACCGTGCCCATGACAGACGGTAACAAAATGCTCCACTGAGACTGCAATCAAATATGAAGCACAAGATGTAGCAGAATGTTAAATCTATTCATTGGACACCcgcttgctggacatccaatTCACAACCCACATGAagcccccccacacacacctatcAAATGGCTAgaaagtacactgatcagccataacattaaaaccacctccttgtttatcagctccacttaccatataaaagcactttgaagttctacaatgactgacagtCAATCgtcaatctatttctctacaaactttttaaaaatctgttttcaggatgagacacagcagtgtccactcactgtccactctattcgacactcctacctagttgttccaccttgtagatgtaaagtcagagacgatccctcatctactgctgctgtttgagtcggtcatcttctagaccttcatcagtggtcacaggacgctgcctaccaggtgctgttggctggatatttgtggttggtggactattgtcagtccagcagtgatagtaaGGTGTTTAGAAGCTCcagaagcactgctgtgtctgatccactcataccagcacaacacacaaggaatttggacgttggggtcagagcacagggtcagtcattgtttgAGCCCACCATGGCTGCaatgcagagctgggattcaaacccaaacCTTCTAGTTGGTAACACACAGTTCTatctactaggctaccactgtcccttaattGAATCTGCCATCCATGCGGCTGtatagtacaatgaaattaataagttggggtcagagcacagggtcagtcattgtctgAGCCCACCATGGCTGcaaagcagagctgggattcaaacccaaaaCCTTCTAATTGGTAAGCCACAGCTCTACCTACTACGCTACTGCTATCTCTCAATTGAATCTGCCATCTATGCTGCTGTACGGTCAAATGAATTTTGGatgttggggtcagagcacagggtcagtcattgtctgAGCCCACCATGGCTGcaaagcagagctgggattcaaacccacaaccttctagttgGTAACACACAGCTCTACCTACAAGGCTACTGCTATCCCTCAGTTGAATCTGCCACCCATgctgttgtacagtacaatgacatttggacgttggggtcagagcacagggtcagtcattgtctgAGCCCACCATGGCTGcaaagcagagctgggattcaaactcacaaccTTCTAGTTGGTAACACACCCTTTTAATTTTCTCAGACTACAGGATTTGAGATGGCATGTCAAGGGTAGAACTGGAATGTATCACTGGAGGCCAGTACCTCATCCCTCCAATAAGCCTGTAatgtaatacagtaataatactgTAGAACCGAGTATACCGcgatttttattattgtacccATAATTCCACATTACATCATGTACTAATAATGCAGCTTATATATTCACTGTACTCATAATGTGGCATTAAATCAATTCCCCACCTTATAAGCAGTTTGTTACAACATGGAATTATATTAAAGCAAACTGCTGTGTTTTGCATTTCTCCAGCGCTCGTCCCATTCATCTCTATACGTCCAGCTTCAGAGACGTTCCATTATATTAACGGACAGAGATTTATGATGCCTACATTTACGATGGAACGTTATAGTGCACGCGTTCATAaggaattaattatatttatacatgttTCCCTTTTTATcgtaatctagtcgtatccactTAGCCAGATATTCCCTCCTCACTGCTGGAGACCGCTACCCTGACCGAGAAGGCTGGTACTTAACCTTAATCATTTCCAATTTCTGTGCAGACgccttgaccagccagcagaggtcgtcatCGCGGCAGCACTGAGGAATCCCATTGGCTGTCCCAACATTAGACATACTGTAGCCAATCATATCttagatagcagagctgagatttgatctaAGCATTGGTGAGCTGGCGCATTAGACGGCGGTCCACCACATTACCCTAGACTAGTGCACCACGACTGGGTTCGGGTCTCATTCTGATTCTTGATTGTAAATGTGGTCAACACGAAACTGTTCAGCAGCCTCTAAGCGCACGTGGCAATGAAGCTCAATTGACAGTGGGCAGGGTCGTTATTGGTTTTTGATGGTAGAACTGGACAAATTTGACTGATCGCGTCTGAGGTCAAGTCTgccccatgccccctccaacacgtgtgcaatCCGTGAACCCCGCAGACTGCTAACCAAGAtccttacacagagtttgaagaccccacctacttagtccagtcttttccatGCCCAATTATGtcttctgcaggcactgccaattgtgcccgctagagagCGCCCAGATgatcggtagcagagctgagattcgaacccgggagcttagaatcccagcactggtgtgttaGCAGAATGTccggctgcaccacctgggcaccccagTTTGGCTTTTTTTACCTTGGCaatagaccactgttccatatcCTTTTAGCTCTATTGACAATTAGCGATATAGTAAGTATCAGCTGAGAAGACTGTAGGTCGCTGAGAATTAGAGTCACAGACAA
Protein-coding regions in this window:
- the tmtopsb gene encoding teleost multiple tissue opsin b, whose protein sequence is MIASNVSWGCAWCANATDRAGAGAHGYKAENRSETGGELSPTGHLIVAVCLGFIGTFGFLNNALVLVLFCRFKLLRSPINCLLASISVSDLLVCVLGTPFSFAASTRGRWLIGAAGCVWYGFINSFLGIVSLISLAVLSYERYCTMMGVTQADATSYRKVIMGITFSWIYSMAWTVPPLFGWSRYSPEGPGTTCSVNWTAKTANNISYIMCLFFFCLILPFLVIVYSYGKLLQAIKQVTRINTAVSRKREQRVLFLVVTMVVCYLLCWLPYGIMALVATFGQPGQVTPEASIVPSLLAKTSTVINPVIYIFMNKQFYRCFRALLVCSAVDKGSSYKCSSRGTKTLRTVRRINGPNATILGATPCPATAQNPDSDKLKSSSEPDGRSPGTGLALETMKPVISLVAYYNG